From the Candidatus Fermentibacter sp. genome, one window contains:
- a CDS encoding NUDIX domain-containing protein codes for MNPGAFDDMTAGRTPPFEPAPEERTGRKRNSCKVIVLDSGRILFTLNRDREGGFLMLPGGGQRFGETLVEAARRETMEETGLSVEVRGLLLVREYIGANHEFASEDGDAHQTEFLFEAVLVPGDPGGAAASPSIMDTWQTGIAWIRPEDLAGFRIYPSVLASILPAVAAGTYGGPVYLGDVN; via the coding sequence GTGAACCCCGGAGCCTTCGACGACATGACCGCCGGACGGACTCCGCCCTTCGAGCCGGCCCCGGAGGAGCGCACGGGCAGGAAACGCAACTCCTGCAAGGTCATCGTGCTGGATTCGGGCAGGATTCTCTTCACGCTGAACCGCGACCGGGAGGGCGGGTTCCTGATGCTCCCGGGCGGCGGGCAGAGGTTCGGCGAAACCCTCGTGGAGGCTGCCCGGCGCGAGACGATGGAGGAGACCGGGCTGTCGGTCGAGGTCCGCGGCCTGCTCCTGGTGCGAGAGTACATAGGGGCCAACCACGAGTTCGCATCCGAGGACGGCGATGCCCACCAGACCGAATTCCTCTTCGAGGCCGTGCTCGTCCCCGGCGATCCGGGCGGCGCAGCCGCCTCGCCGTCCATCATGGACACCTGGCAGACCGGGATCGCGTGGATACGCCCGGAGGACCTCGCAGGCTTCCGGATCTACCCCTCGGTGCTGGCCTCGATCCTGCCCGCGGTCGCCGCCGGCACCTACGGGGGGCCCGTCTACCTGG